The Penicillium digitatum chromosome 6, complete sequence genome has a window encoding:
- a CDS encoding Short-chain dehydrogenase/reductase family protein, putative: MAALLRLLKMQYTPPIDPKGVSFAGKIVILTGATSGLGFEAAIKMLNLGVESLIIGSRSVEKGNKAKADLEKATNRRNVVKVWELEMNSFQSVKDFAERVNHELDRVDIALLNAGLWNREYHQSPEGWEETLQVNTLSTSMLALLLLPKLKKSSYAGNPAHLTVVSSQQFIRVKAESVRTDDSLLAHVNDPANFKGPKQYGISKLLLEFVIKTIANMARDDDGTHTLVVNSVSPGLCISALGRQYNHWWEKCFVWVMHKLFARTTEQGSRSLVSATLLGVESQGKCWRSEGFLDESAALTTGFEGEELREKAWEEIIAVLEEETPEVSLISRGLYQGV, encoded by the exons ATGGCAGCCCTCCTTCGCCTTCTTAAAATGCAGTACACCCCTCCCATCGATCCCAAAGGTGTGTCCTTCGCTGGCAAGATCGTCATTTTGACAGGTGCCACCTCGGGTCTTGGCTTCGAAGCAGCCATCAAAATGCTCAATCTCGGCGTCGAGTCTCTCATCATCGGATCTCGCAGTGTTGAAAAAGGCAACAAGGCCAAAGCTGACCTCGAAAAGGCCACTAACCGACGGAATGTGGTCAAAGTATGGGAACTCGAGATGAACAGCTTCCAAAGTGTCAAAGACTTCGCTGAACGCGTCAATCACGAGCTGGACCGCGTCGATATCGCTTTACTCAATGCTGGTCTTTGGAACCGAGAATACCATCAATCCCCTGAGGGCTGGGAAGAGACTCTGCAAGTCAACACACTCTCAACCTCGATGTTGGCCTTACTTCTGCTTCCCAAGCTAAAGAAAAGCTCTTATGCCGGAAATCCCGCACACCTGACTGTTGTTTCAAGTCAACAATTCATTCGTGTCAAGGCTGAAAGCGTCCGCACCGATGATTCGCTGCTCGCTCACGTGAACGACCCGGCCAACTTCAAGGGTCCCAAGCAGTACGGCATTTCGAAACTTTTACTTGAATTTGTGATCAAGACTATCGCCAATATGGCGCGCGATGACGACGGCACTCATACCCTCGTTGTTAATTCCGTCAGCCCCGGGCTGTGTATCTCGGCTTTGGGTCGCCAGTACAACCACTGGTGGGAGAAATGTTTTGTTTGGGTTATGCACAAATTGTTCGCGCGGACTACTGAACAGGGAAGTCGGTCGCTGGTCAGTGCGACTCTCTTGGGAGTTGAATCACAGGGAAAATGCTGGCGCAGTGAGGGTTTTCTTGA TGAGTCAGCTGCGCTGACTACTGGCTTCGAGGGAGAAGAACTCCGAGAAAAGGCTTGGGAGGAGATTATCGCCGTGTTGGAGGAGGAAACGCCGGAGGTGTCCCTCATCTCTCGCGGCCTGTACCAGGGCGTTTAA
- a CDS encoding Cation transport regulator-like protein translates to MAAVAQGHQVHPDGRAWKSHFPKGDLWVFGYGSLIWKPPPHYGMWDCSVKVPNGGIKMRHHQRIPGYISGYVRRFWQASTDHRGTPEQPGRVVTVIERTFWETLDDPLAHLESEASSTGKVWGAAYHIPASHAEEVHDYLDDREIDGYSAHYTPFHPTVDIEGADGTSGSPIICMLYVGQPTNPQFLRNAAEREPQNVAQVISAGHGLSGKGSEYLFLLEKALEGLGLGTADVHVTDLVKRVKAIEAEGLAEAEEEEAGLKVIRSLEGLAEEFDRENGRGTIE, encoded by the exons ATGGCCGCCGTTGCACAAGGACATCAGGTCCATCCGGACGGTCGGGCATGGAAGAGCCATTTCCCCAAGGGTGATCTCTGGGTATTTGGTTATGG GAGTTTGATCTGGAAGCCGCCTCCACACTATGGTATGTGGGACTGCAGTGTGAAAGTGCCCAATGGCGGCATTAAAATGAGACATC ATCAGCGCATACCGGGCTACATTAGTGGCTACGTGCGGCGTTTCTGGCAG GCTAG CACCGATCACCGCGGCACCCCGGAGCAACCGGGCCGAGTAGTCACCGTAATTGAGCGAACCTTCTGGGAGACCTTGGACGATCCG CTCGCCCACCTAGAATCCGAAGCATCCTCCACAGGCAAGGTCTGGGGCGCAGCATACCACATCCCAGCATCCCACGCCGAAGAAGTCCACGACTACCTCGACGACCGAGAGATTGACGGGTACAGCGCGCACTACACGCCATTCCATCCTACAGTGGATATTGAAGGAGCCGACGGCACGTCCGGCTCGCCAATCATTTGCATGCTCTACGTCGGCCAGCCAACCAACCCACAGTTCCTGCGTAACGCAGCTGAGCGCGAGCCGCAGAATGTGGCACAGGTTATCAGTGCTGGGCATGGGCTGAGTGGGAAGGGTTCTGAGTATTTGTTCTTGCTGGAGAAGGCTCTAGAGGGTCTTGGACTTGGGACTGCGGATGTTCACGTTACAGATTTGGTTAAGAGGGTTAAGGCTATTGAGGCCGAGGGGCTTGCGGAGgctgaagaggaggaggcaGGACTTAAGGTTATTAGGTCTTTGGAGGGCTTGGCTGAAGAGTTTGATCGTGAGAACGGCCGTGGGACGATTGAATGA